AGTGTGGCACGGTGCTTGCTTCGCGCCGTCACTTCCTGCCCGACATAACAGCCTTTACGAAAATCGATGGCATGCAGGCGGTCCATACGGAATTCCATGGGCAGGGCCTTGTCCTGCATCATGTCGTCATAGGCTTCGGGTATGGCGAGCTCAAGCCGTCTGCGTTGCCACGCATCTTCGGCAATGGAAGCGGGGAGTAAGGCCCCCTTCTGTTCGTAGCAGCGCAGGCCCAGCGCATCGTGACGCGGATCGTGAAAGGCGAGTTTTCCCGTGGCATCATCCGTGCGAATCACGCGCATATCCTCCAGGGGGGTAATCTCCACCTCCGCCCGCAACCGGTACATGGAAAGCAACCGCCATAAGGCGGGCGCGAAACGCGTGTCCGCATCGATCACGAAGCCGTTATCCCCGTGAAAAATAAAAAAACCATGCAAAAATTTTCCCTGGGGCGTCAGCAACAAGGCATAGCCGGGCGCATGATGCAGCGCATCCACGTCGATGCTCAGCAATCCTTGTAAAAACCCTTGTGAATCCTTGCCTTTTACATTCGCAAGCGCGCGTGTGCCAGAGTAATCCATACCGAAAATTACGACTACCAATTGTGGGGCGGATGTCAGAAAAAAATGCCAACATCTAGACGTTTAAATGATTTTTTAAGATTTGGCCACGTATAGTCGTGAAAATCCACTGAGGGAGCCTAATGCTATGACTCTGATTAAAAAATTCATCCGTGACGAATCCGGCGCCACCGCCATCGAATACGGCCTGATCGCCGCGCTCATCAGCGTGGCCGCCATCGTGGCGTTGAACTATCTGGGTGATGAATTGTACAACGTGTTCAATTACATCGCCTGCGCGCTCGGAACGGGTCAAAAATCCTCCGGCGCAGTCGGCTGCCAATAAGCATGTTGCGAATTGGGTTGCAAATGGAGCCGTTGGCGCAGGCCGACGGCTCCAAGAGCACCAGTTACGCGCTGGCTAAAGAGGCTGCGAAACGCGGACACCGCTGCGTTCAGTTTCTGCCGCATACGGTGCATCGCCACAAGGGCGACATCACCATCAGCCATGCCAGTCATGTTGAGTGGCGTGATGATGGTTTTGTCGAAAAGCCGGTCAACGGCATAAAGGGCGATGCGCTGGATGTGGTGCTCATCCGTCAGGACCCGCCCTATGACATGGGCTACCTGACCAATGCGCACCTGTGGCGGCTGTTGGACGGCAAGGTGAAATTCATCAATCCCCCCGCGGCATTGATCGAATTTCCCGAAAAAATCGCGCCCATGCTCTTCCCCGATCTGGTGCCGGAAACGCTGATCGGCAGCGACCCTGCCGAGTTTCAGTTGTTCCTGCAGCAGCATGGCGAAATCATCATCAAACCGCTCTACGCCTTTGGCGGCGAGGCCGTGCTTTATTTTAAAAAGGGCGACAGCAACCTCATTCCCGCCGTGGAACTGATGCTGTCACGCTATAACGTTCCCTGCATTGCGCAGCGTTTCATTCCTGAAGTCAAAAAAGGCGATGCCCGCATCCTGCTGATGGATGGCGAGGTCATCGGTGCGTTCCACCGCGTTCCCCAGACGGACGCCCACCGCGCCAACCTCATGGCCGGCGGCAGCCTTGCCAATTACACATTATCCAAACGCGACCACGAAATCTGCGAAAGCCTGAAACCCTGGCTGAAAAATCACGGCATCTTCTTCGCCGGCATCGACGTCATCGGCGACTACCTTACCGAAATCAACATCACATCCCCCCTCGGCATCGCCCAGGTGAAAAAACTCACCGGGCAGGATCTCGCCGTCAGTTTCTGGGATAAGGTGGAAGCATCTCTATAACAGCGGTTTCTTTAAGACGTCATTCCAGCGAAAGCTGGAATCCAACCGAACGTAACGCACACGCTGACTTTAAATCACCGCCCCCGATAATTCGCCACTTCCTGCTCCGGAATCCACACGCCCTCGGGTGGCTTACCCGTCTGGTAAAATACATCAATCGGAATCCCCCCACGCGGATACCAGTATCCGCCGATGCGCAGCCAGCGTGGCTTGGTGGCGGCGACGATCTTTTCCGCAATGCCCACCGTGCAGGCCTCATGAAAATCCCCATGATTGCGGAAGGAGGCAAGATAAAGCTTCAGTGATTTGCTCTCCACCAGATGCCCGTCCGGCACATAATCGATCACCAGATGCGCAAAATCCGGCTGGCCGGTGATCGGGCAAAGCGAGGTAAATTCCGGGCAACTGAAGCGCACATTGTAATGCTTGCCGGGGTGCGGGTTGCTCACCACCTCCAGCACGGCCTCATCGGGGGAGGCGGGCATGGGCGTTTTATTGCCAAGCTGCTCAAGTCCGTCATACCGGCTCATGCGACATCTCCTCTGTATATCAAGCCTAACATTATAAGGGAGCGCAGCGACTGGGTGCAAGCGCCCCGCGCCTTATTGGCGCGTGAAAGCGAGCGTCGCGAGCCAGCAAGGGTATAAGGACTAACATTCGTTAGTCCTTATAATGGATAGTGGAAACCAGATTCTGCCGCGCCACCGCCAGTTCCGCAAGCCGCTTATGGATCGCCTCAAGCGATTCGGCCGTATCAAGCATCTCCTCGGCAATCACCATATAGCGGTCCATCAACGCGCGTATGGGCGTGTTCACCATCAGCTCCAGCACATCCTGCACCGGCGTGACGGATGGTGTGGAAAAACTCATGAACCCTTCGCCCACATGGGCGTAAAGCGATTCGTTCAATATATCCTCCGCACGCATCGTGCCGTCCACTAGGCTGTAGGCAATCGCCACGGGCAGGGCGCGGTAAATCGGCGGCAGATAGGGATCGTGCAAATGGGTGGGCAGCCACTGCACCGGCCGCAGCATGCGCCGCGCTTCCATCCGCCAGTGATGAATGGCCGGTATCCTGCTCGCATCCCCCCCTTCCAGCACCGGGGAGATATCCTGCTGCCAGCTTCGCTTGAAACGCAGCCACGCATCCTGCAGCGCCACATGGTTGAAATGGAACACATCCGCCCAGGTGGCCGCGCCCGCGCCGTTCAACCGCATGAACTGGCGGAAGATGCTGTCCACATCCTTGCCCGGCGGCGTGCGGCTTTCCACCAGCAGCGCCAGATAGGCAAACGCCAGCAAATGGGGCAGGTGGGAGCTGCTGGCGAAAATCATGTCATGCCGCACGGGGTCGAGTGTCTCTACTTTTGCGCCCAGTTCCTGCCACAATTGCACCACGGTGTTCACGCTCGCCACATGCATGTCCGTCGGTGTCAGGTATGTTTTGCGGTTGCGGAAAAACTGCGCATTCGCGTGCTGCGGCCCGGTGCGGTCATCCCCTGCAATCGGGTGGCCGGGCACATAACGGTGGCTTGGCATTAACTTCGCCGCGGCCTGCACCAGCGCCATTTTGGAAGACCCGATATCCGTCACCAGCACCGGCTCTTTGGCATAAGCTTCGACGAGCTTGAACCAGTCTTGCGTTGCTCCAAGCGGGCAGCACAGCACAATCAGGTTGCTGGCCTCGATCAGCTGCTGCGGCGTTTTCGCCGCCTCGTGCGCCACGCCCAGGATCATGGCCTGTGTCAATGCCTGCTCATTGGCATCATAGGCGATGCGCCGCGCTACGATATCGCTGTCGGCCAATGCCATGCCGAGCGAGGTTCCCAGTTGCCCGGTCCCCACAATCCCGACATGCATCTCCGCCAGTTTCGCCATAAGGCTACAGCTTCATGAAGGTCGCCAGCGAATCGATCGCCACGCTGTTCTCAACCCCCAGACCAATCGTCATGCGCAGGCAGTTCGGCAACCCATAGGCCACCGTATCGCGCAGGATGATACCCTTGGAGAGCAAAAACTTGTTGGCATCTTCCGCGCGTTTGCCTTTTTTATCCGGGAATTCCAGCAGCAGAAAATTCGTCACGCTCGGGTGCACCTTGATGCCGATTTCCTCGAACTGCGGCGGCAGCTCCTTTAGGCAGCGGCTGTTCCAGGCGCGCGCCTCGCGGATATGGTCCTGGTCGCGCATCGCTACCGCGCCCGCCACATTGGCCAGCCCGTTGACGTTGAAGGGCGAGCGGATGCGGTTCAGCACATCGGCCACCGGCTCCGGCGCATAGGCCCAGCCCACACGGATCAGCGGCAGAGCATAGATTTTGGAAAACGTATGCAGCACGACCGTGTTTTCACCCTCGGCCACCAGCTCGTGCCCATCGGTATAATCCTCACGCTCCACATATTCGCTATAGGCGTTGTCGAGCACCAGCAGCACATGCGGCGGCAGCTTTTTGCGCAACCGCGCCACTTCACGCTGGGAGATGTAGCTGCCGGTCGGGTTGTTCGGGTTGGCGATGAACACTACCTTGGTCTTGTCCGTCACGCAGCCAAGCACGGCATCCACGTCGGTCTTCAGGTTCTTCTCCGGCGCGGCCACGGCCTTCACGCCAAATGCCTTGGCATAAATACGATACATCAAAAAGCCGTACTGGCTGTAAATCATCTCGTCGCCCGGGTCACAATAGGCCTGAATCAGCAGGCCGATCAGCTCGTCCGAGCCGTTGCCGCACACAATTTGCCCGGCTGGCAGCTTGTGCACCTCGGCAATCGCCTCGCGCAGCAGCTGGGCGCTGCCTTCAGGGTAACGGTGCAGCTCGCGCTCGGCCTTGCGCAGCACGTCATATACTTTGGGCGATGGGCCGAGGTTGGATTCGTTGGAGGAAAGCTTGATCACCGCGCCCTGGCCGGCCACTTTTGCCTTGCCCTGCTGATAGGGCGAAATATCCATGATCATGGCGCGCGGCTGCGGGGTGGAGGGGAAAGTATCACTCTGTTTGGCTTTGGTTTTCATCGAGGTAACCACAATGTTATTGTTATGAAGGCAAAATGCTGAAAATGAGGGAAACAGCTATTTGGCGATGGTCTGCGGCAAGGCATAGCTGCCAATGAACCAGATGTCCATGCCCGTTTGGGCTTGTTTCGTCTTGAGGGCATCGAAGGCCTCGGGCGTCAGGAAATGCTCCATTCGCCAAAGCCCGTACCATCGGCCGTCTTTTTGAATAGAGGCAAGCTTTTCCGCCCCCTCCAGTATCACTGGTCCAGCCGACTGACTCACCACCAGGCTGGCATCCCTGCCGCTGGCTTCCGGCTCCACATCCGCCACCAGCAGCGCGCGGGGCAGCCCCGGGCTTTCAAACAGCGGCGCGGTGGCAAACACCCTGAGCTTCGGGTGCCGGGTAAGCTGAACCCACCAGTCATCCGCATTGGCCGGCCCCTCACCGGGCATGGGCAAGGCGCCCACCATCGCACGCCCGGCGGCGATATCGGCCAGCACATCCCCGCTTTCGCCACGCTCCTGCACCTGTGTCACCGCGCCGAAATATTCCCGCGCCAGCCACACATAATCCCGCGCGCCGTTTCGCACCGGGGCGCTGGCATTGATGGGCTGCTCGATATTCAGGGATCCGTTGATGATGTTGCGCCATATCAGCGCCATATAGGCCTTGGGGAAGGGCGCCGCATCCCAGCCCATGGCGGCTTCCGTCATGTTCGCTTCCCGCGCGGGGCGGATGTAGCAGGCGGTGGGGTGGAAGGATTGCTTCACATGCCCCACCTGCTGCACCACCTGGCTGCGTTTTTTCAGCAGTTGCACCAGCTCGCGGTCGATGGCGTCGATCTGGTCGCGCAGCGGTTGAATGGCGTCACGGTATATGTTCATATCAGGCGGTGGCGGCTTGTGCTGTTCCAAGGATTTTGCTGCGTTTTGAATAAACGGGCCGCGCCTGTGTGGCAAACACTGTTTTCACTCCCTGCGCCACCAGCAGGCCGGGCATCAGGCTGAAACCCTTATTGCCGATATTCTCAAGCCCGAGCGCCATTTTCAGCAAAAGCCGCCGTTGACTGGGCGGGAAGTGGAGGGCTGTGTCAATACGCTCCACGCTGAACTGCGCATCATGCAGCAGCCGCTGCAACTGGCGGCGGCTGTAAGGGCGGCCATAGCCGAACGGCGTCTCATCCGCCTGCGCCCACAGCCCCATGCGGTTGGGCACCAGTGCCAGCAGCCGCCCGCCGGGTTTCAACACGCGCCAGCATTCCGCCAGCATGGGCTGTGGCGCGGCCGTATGTTCCAGCACATGCATCAGCAGCAGGCAATCGGCGCTCTGGTCGGGGAAGGGCAGGTCGAACTCATCCGCCACTACGCTGCGGTTGGTGCCACCCTGACTTTGGAGGTTTTCCGGCCAGCGCACGCCGCCCTGCCCGCCGGGGATGCAAAGCCAGGCCGTTTCGGACTGCGCCAATGCACCCAGCACCGGCTGGCAATGGCCGATGGCAATCAACTGATCTCCGGGTTGGGCGCAAAGCTTCTGCCGTGCATGCTGCCGCAACGCGCGCTTGACCAGCAGCCCCAGGTCGGAACTGTAAAATCCCTGGCAAATAAGGCTGTCGGGCCAGAACATCCTGTGCCTTTCGGTTGAACTGCAAAACCTATAATGCTTTTCCTCCTCCCATCCAATCCCTCATTGCGCATGAACACGCGATGGGGGATAAGGAAGCCCATTATGGGCCTCACCGTCACGCCGATACCGCTGCTCAAGGATAATTACGCCTACCTCCTGGCGGAAGACGGCCATGCCGTGCTGATCGATCCGTCCGAGGGCGAACCCGTGCTGAACGTCCTGCGTGAAAAAGGCGTGGCGCTGGACGCCATCTGGTGCACCCACCACCATGGCGACCATATCGGCGGGGTGGAGGCCATCCATGTGGAAACCGCCTGCGAGGTCATCGCCTCCGATACGGACAAACAACGCATCCCCTGCGTCACCATGGCATTTCATGACAATGAGGCTTTTCACTGGCACGGCCACCGGGTCGAGGTCATGCACATTCCAGGCCACACGCAGGGCGCCATTGCCTATTATCTCCCGAACGACAACCTGATCTTCACCGGGGACACGCTCTTTTCCGTCGGCTGCGGCCGCACGCTGGAAGGCACCATGGCCCAGCTCTTTCACAGCCTGCTGCGCCTTTCCTCCCTGCCTGAGCAGGTGCTCATCTATGCCGGGCATGAATACACGATGAAAAACATCGAATTCGCCCTCACCATCGAGCCCGATAACGACGTGCTGCAATCCCACGCAGAGACGGTGCGCATCCTGCAATCGCGCAAACTCTGCACCTACCCGAGCTCGGTCGGTTTCGAGAATGCCATCAATCCCTTCCTGCGCACCTATCTGCCCGTCATGCGCCGCACGCTCGGGCTTGGCTCCGATGCCAGCGATCTGGATGTTTTTATCGAACTGCGAACCCGTAAGGATCATTTCTGATGTCACGCGTTGCCTATGCCGAGCGCCGCTACCAGCCCCATGCCGAAGCCGTCACCCCGATCGAGGATCGCGGCCTGCAATTCGCCGACGGCATCTACGAGGTGATGGAATATTTCAACCTCCACATCCTCGATGCCGAAGAGCATATGGACCGTCTGGAGCGTTCCCTCGGCGAAATGCACATGCCCATGCCCATGTCACGCAAGGCCATGCTCCATATGCTGAACGAATTGGTGCGCAAAAACGTCCGCCGCCACGGCCTCATCTACCTTCAGGTCAACCGGGGCGCGGGCATGCGCAACCACGAGATCAGGCCCATGAAGCCCATCGTGATCGCCCACATTCTGCCGCGCCGCACGCCGACGGCGGAAACCTACCGCCAGGGCATCAAGGTCACCACCGCGCCCGACATCCGCTGGGGCCGCTGCGACATCAAAACCGTCTCCCTGCTCGGTAACATCCTCATGAAATACGAAGCCGCCCAACAGGGCGCAAAAGATGTGTTTATCTTCGACGAAAAAAACAACCTGCGTGAAAGCTCCTCCAGCAACATCTTCATCGTCACCGACAAGGGCATCATCGCCACCCCGCCGCGCAACCACCACATTCTGCCGGGTGTCACGCGCATCCACGTGCTGAAATTCGCCGCCGAGCTCGGTATTAAGGTGGAAGAGCGTATGATTAGCAAAGAGGAGGTCATGAACGCGAAGGAATGCTTCATCACCTCCACCAGCGCCCATGTGCTGCCCGTTACCAGCATCGACGGCAAAAAAATCTCCGACGGTATCGGGCCCGTCAGCAAACAGCTGCTCAATCATTACCATCATCACATCCTCAACATCACAGGCGAAGCATGCCCCATCCTTTAAAACCCCAATGCGTAATTTTTGACTGGGACAACACCCTGGTCGACAGCTGGCCCATCATCCACCGCGCCATGAACATGACGCTGGAAAAATGGGGCATGCCAACCTGGAGCATCGAGGACGTGAAAAACCGCATCCGCCACTCCATGCGCGATGCCTTTCCGGTACTGTTCGGCGATGATTGGAAAGAGGCCGGCGAGGTCTATCGCGGCTATTTTCGCCAGCTCCACATCAACAACCTTCAGCCGCTGGATGGCGCCAAAGCCGTGCTGGACGCGCTGAAGGCCAAAGGCATCCTTGCGGCCATTCTCAGCAACAAAACGGGCGAGATCCTCCGGCTGGAATGCACCCACCTCGGCTGGAACGATTATTTCGCCGCCATCGTCGGCTCCAGCGATTACAGTGCCGACAAGCCCTCTCATATCCCCGTGGACGGCATCCGCGAGCGCCTGAACATCACCGCCGAGACGCCGACCTGGTTCGTCGGCGACAGCATCGTGGACGTGGAATGCGCGCGAAATACCGGTTGCATTCCAGTGTTTTATGGCGATCATTTCCATTACGATGGCGGCCGGGTGGAATTGCAGCCGGGTGAGTGGCATGCGCCGAACCACCAGTCCATGCTGGCCTGGCTGAACGCGTAACATAAGCGATAGAGGGACGGGGTAGGGACCATGCATGTACTGATTATCGGCGCGGGAGTGATCGGGCTGACCAGTGCCGCCGAGCTGGTGCTGCGTGGTCACCGCGTCACGCTGGTGGACCAGCAGCCCACCCCCGCTTCCGTTACCAGTTACGCCAATGGCGGCCAGTTGAGCTACAGCCACGCCGAGCCATGGGCCAACCCGCGCGTCATTCCTTATCTCATCAAGGCCTTCAGGGGTATGGATGCGCCTATCCGCTGGCACCCGAGCCTCAACCCCGACGAATGGCGCTGGGCCATGCATTTCGCCGGGCTATGCTTTTCTCCATGGAGCCAAAAGGACGACATGGAGGCCATTTATGCGCTTACCCATGCCAGCCGCACGGCGCTGCACCGCATGCAGCAGTCGCTCGGCATCGAGATGGCGCACCGCCAGTGCGGCACACTTCATTTATACGATTCCCCTCAGGCCGCTGAAAAAGCATGGAAGCAGCTCGAGCCGCTTCGCAAACTCAGTTGCCCCATGCAGCAGCTTGAGCGCCAGGCTGTGCTGAATGTGGAGGCCAGCCTATCCCAGAGCAGCTTCCAGTCCGCTATCTTTTTCGCGCAGGACGAAGTGGGCGATGCCCACAGCTGGTGCCTTGGCCTGGCCGACTGGCTGAGTCGCCAGCCCGGCTGCGAGCTGCGCTTCAACAGTCCCATGCACGCGCTTCATGAATTCGGCCAGGGCTGGCGCGCCAACCTGGGGGGGGAGGTGATCGAAACCAACGCCTGTGTGCTGGCCACCGGCAATGCCACCAACATGCTGCTCAAGCCGCTTGGCGTGCAGTACCCGGTTCACCCGCTCGCCGGTTACAGCGTCACGTACAGCAACGTGGATGCGGGCCTTCTGCCGCAGGCTTCCATCACGGACAATCAGGCCAAAATCGTCGCTTCGCGCCTTGGCAACCACCTGCGTGTGGCCGGCATGGGCGATCTGGGGCGCATCAGCCAGAATTGGCAGAATCACCGCTACGACATGCTCCGTGCCTGGACGGAACGCACCTTTCCGCATCTGAGGAGCATGGCTTCAATTCCCTGGACAGGTTACCGTCCCGCTACGCCGTCGGGCCTGCCGCTCATTGGCCATGTCAGCAACCAGCGGGGGCTCTTTGTCAATATCGGCCATGGCTCGCTCGGCTGGACCATGGCTGCCGGCAGCGCCGCCTGGCTGGCCGACCTGATGGAAGGCAAACCTGTTCCTCCCGCCTGGAACCGGATGAGGGCATGATGGAGCCTGTTTTTTTCACGGAACTGTTCAACCATCCCACGCGCGAAGGCGAGCGCATTCCCATCCACGTCACCGCATGGGGCGATTCATCCGGGCCGCTCGTCTTCTGCCTGCACGGCCTTACGCGAAACGGCCGGGATTTCGACCGCCCCGCCCGGATGCTGGCTGACATGGGGTATTACGCTCTCTGCCCGGACATGCCAGGCCGTGGCGAAAGCCCCAACCTTCCGCATGGAGAAGACTATCAGCTGCCGCTCTATGTCGGCCTCATGCTGCCATGGCTGGCAAAGCTGGGCAATCCCTCATTCGGCATTCTCGGTACCTCCATGGGGGGGATGATCGGCATGGCGCTGGGCCCCGTAGTGAAAGAAAAACTCCAATGGCTTATCCTCAATGATGTCGGCAGCCAGGTGGATTACGGCGGGCTGAAACGCATCAACACCTATGTGGGGGAAGGGCATTTTCACCAGACACGCGAACAGGCCGAGCGCGTCGTGCGGCTCAACCTCGCCACCTGGGCCCTGCCGGACGAACAAGCCACGGAACATTTCCTCCGCCATTCCATCACCGGGCTTCCGGCTCCTTTGTCGGATGGCTCCCGCTACAGCCTGGCCTATGATCTGGCCATTGCCGATTGCTTCAAGCAGGCGTTCAGCGGCATGGAGGCCGGCACGCCGATTGATCTCACGGCATTTTATAACCAGCTGACCTGTCCGGTGCTCATCATACACGGGGAATATTCCGACCTGCTGCTCCCTGGCACCATAGAAATCATGAAAACGGCCCGTCCCGGCGCCGTCACCCGCACGCACACCGTGCCGGGGGCGGGGCATGCTCCCAGCCTGTGGGATGCCGGCAGCCTGCAGGCTATTAAAAACTTCGTCCATGAAACTGGACAATCGGCATAAAACGCCTATCCTGTCATCCTGCAAAAACCGGAGGATGAACATGCGTGGCCACCTGTTAGCCTGTGCCCTATGCCTGGTTCTCGTCGCCTGCATGGACAGGCCGCAGAAATACAAATACCACCCTCCGCAATATGTCCCCGCGCAGCAATATAACAACGCCACCGTGCGCGATAACGACACGGAATACATGCTGCTGATGGACCCCACCAACGACCAGAGCAATCGCTATTATTATTGATAATGGCCGTATCGCCAGCCCGGCGGATTAGCACCGGCAAGGCAATAGCCTGTTTATTGAGAATTACCGCTCCAAATCCTGCGGCAGCGTCACCGGCAGCGGCCGGTACTTGTTCAGCCGGTGGCGATACATGATGAGGTTCTCCATCACCCGGTGCACATAATTGCGCGTTTCCGTGATGGGAATCCGCTCAATCCACAGCAGCGGTTCGATCTCCCCCTTGCGCGGGTCGCCGAATTCTTTCAGCCAGCGGCTCACGCGGCCCGGCCCGGCATTATAGGCGGCAATGGCCAGGATGTAAGATCCGCCGTAATTCTCCACCAGGTGGTTGAGGAAATAGGAGCCGACCATGATATTGTATTCCGGCTCATACAGCCGGTCTTTGTTGAAGCCGATACCCATCTTTTTGGCTTCATGGGCAGCGGTGGAGGGCAAAAGCTGCATCAGCCCCCGTGCATCTGCGCCGCTGAGCGCACGGCTGTTGAATTCGCTTTCCTGCCGCATGATGGCCAGCGCCAGCGCCCGCTCGCCCGACACCTGCTTGGGCATGGGTGGGATGGGATAACCCAGCTCCGGCAGAATACTGCCATTTTGCAAGGCCTGCTTGCTGGCCTTCACCTGCATCTGCGGCGTCATTTCAGTGGAAAGCTGGGCGGCCAGGCTGCGCTCGGCGGGCGAACGGGCGTTGTCGATCAGGTAATCCATGAATCGCTTGGTCAGCACCACTTCGTCCGCATCCATCAGTACCAGCGCCGCGCGCGCCACCGGGCGCTTACGGAAGCGGTCGTAATCCTCGTTGGAAATCCGCGCGGGCGGCGGTAGGTTGTTGGTGGCGTTGGG
This bacterium DNA region includes the following protein-coding sequences:
- a CDS encoding alpha/beta fold hydrolase, with the protein product MMEPVFFTELFNHPTREGERIPIHVTAWGDSSGPLVFCLHGLTRNGRDFDRPARMLADMGYYALCPDMPGRGESPNLPHGEDYQLPLYVGLMLPWLAKLGNPSFGILGTSMGGMIGMALGPVVKEKLQWLILNDVGSQVDYGGLKRINTYVGEGHFHQTREQAERVVRLNLATWALPDEQATEHFLRHSITGLPAPLSDGSRYSLAYDLAIADCFKQAFSGMEAGTPIDLTAFYNQLTCPVLIIHGEYSDLLLPGTIEIMKTARPGAVTRTHTVPGAGHAPSLWDAGSLQAIKNFVHETGQSA